A single region of the Acanthopagrus latus isolate v.2019 chromosome 11, fAcaLat1.1, whole genome shotgun sequence genome encodes:
- the LOC119028793 gene encoding granzyme B(G,H)-like: MFSHCELVLLILALTLDRQVHTGEIIGGKEAVPHSRPYMVILERKMGKDTKTCDGFLLNEEFVLTAAHCKAESYKVLLGVHNYHNQSGVQHVSVEQAFPHENYSQLAYLNDIMLLKLSSKAKFNKNVKGIALADEGDSLPKSCLVTGWGKTSDDNEYGSDVLMEVNVTLYEDKQCAESNWYCSEGINGPDRGDSGGPLVCEDGKAYGVVSFKSKSQERDDQPIYVFTKIPDYRSWINSTIEHHGKKVTTD, encoded by the exons ATGTTCAGCCACTGTGAACTGGTGCTACTGATACTTGCGCTGACTCTTGATCGCCAAg ttcaCACGGGGGAAATCATCGGAGGCAAAGAGGCTGTGCCGCATAGCAGGCCATACATGGTGATTCTGGAGAGGAAAATGGGGAAAGACACAAAAACGTGTGACGGCTTCCTTCTGAATGAGGAGTTTGTGTTGACTGCAGCCCATTGCAAGGCCGA GTCCTACAAAGTCTTGCTGGGAGTTCACAATTACCATAACCAAAGTGGGGTACAGCATGTGTCTGTGGAACAAGCATTTCCACATGAAAACTACAGTCAACTAGCTTACCTCAATGACATAATGCTTCTtaag TTGAGCTCCAAGGCGAAgttcaacaaaaatgtgaaaggcATTGCTCTCGCAGATGAAGGTGACTCTCTGCCAAAATCATGTCTAGTCACTGGCTGGGGAAAAACTTCTGACGACAATGAATATGGGTCTGATGTTCTCATGGAAGTCAATGTAACACTCTACGAAGATAAGCAGTGTGCTGAGAGTAACTGGTACTGCTCTGAGGGAATAAATGGACCGGACAGA GGAGACTCTGGTGGTCCACTGGTCTGCGAGGATGGAAAGGCATACGGAGTGGTGTCCTTCAAGTCCAAATCACAAGAAAGAGATGACCAGCCTATCTATGTCTTCACAAAGATTCCTGACTACAGAAGCTGGATCAATTCAACGATTGAACATCATGGGAAAAAAGTAACGACTGACTGA
- the LOC119028702 gene encoding cathepsin G-like — protein MFSHCELVLLILALTLDRQVHTVIGGKEAVPHSRPYMVILERKKGNDRKTCDGFLLNEEFVLTAAHCKAESYKVWLGVDNVHNQNGVKHVSVEQAFPHENYSQLTYLNNIMLLQLSSKVKFNKNVKGIALADEGDSPPNSCLVSGWGKTSDANEYGSDVLMEVNVTLVDDEQCAERNWYCSVGETGPGQGDSGSPLVCEDGKAYGVVSFKIKLNKTDDQPIYVFTKIPDYRSWIISMIEHHGKKHSNLCTLY, from the exons ATGTTCAGCCACTGTGAACTGGTGCTACTCATACTTGCGCTGACTCTTGATCGTCAAG ttcatACGGTCATCGGAGGCAAAGAGGCTGTGCCGCATAGCAGGCCATACATGGTGattctggagaggaaaaaggggaatGACAGAAAAACCTGTGACGGCTTCCTTCTGAACGAAGAGTTTGTGTTGACTGCAGCCCATTGCAAGGCCGA GTCCTACAAAGTCTGGCTGGGAGTTGACAATGTCCATAACCAAAATGGGGTAAAGCATGTGTCTGTGGAACAAGCATTTCCACATGAAAACTACAGTCAGCTGACTTACCTCAATAACATAATGCTTCTTCAg TTGAGCTCCAAGGTGAAgttcaacaaaaatgtgaaaggcATCGCTCTTGCAGACGAAGGTGACTCTCCGCCAAATTCATGTCTAGTCTCTGGCTGGGGAAAAACTTCTGACGCCAATGAATATGGGTCTGATGTTCTCATGGAAGTCAATGTAACACTCGTTGACGATGAGCAGTGTGCTGAGAGGAACTGGTACTGCTCTGTGGGAGAAACTGGGCCGGGCCAa GGAGACTCTGGTAGTCCACTGGTCTGCGAGGATGGAAAGGCATACGGAGTGGTGTCCTTCAagatcaaattaaacaaaacagatgacCAGCCTATCTATGTCTTCACAAAGATTCCTGACTACAGAAGCTGGATCATTTCCATGATCGAGCATCATgggaaaaaacattcaaatttaTGCACATTATACTGA